The DNA segment ttgacatgaaaataaatcaacattggttaagatatataacatatattgaTGCAAAACAAAATCTTATCTTTCAAGTATTACATGAATTCAATGTGTTCTTACTGTTAAAAGGATCATATTCACTGAGTTTAAATTAcctatttcaaatataattgaagGTTTTCTGGCAATCCATGCATGATTAGGATCttcttgaaatatcaaatttaagtTATGGtaaatttttcatgattttatccTCATCATGAAAAGGGTGAAACCCTCCCTTAAAAAATACCAACTTTTTCTGTTTACAGAAGGCGATTCAGATATCTAGATAATTCAGACTTAGATTAAATTGATGATTCAattcctttatatttttttttttattttgtaaatttgttcatttgttaAACATAACATAATAAGAAACAATCATATTGTTATGCTTTAGCTGATAAAGTGAAAATGATCTTTGTCTATATGATCATGATATTACCCAAAGAAAATATGCAAACACGATTTTAATAAACATCTGTCCAAAAGTgcaagaataaatatatattatgttatagTTAACCATGTTAATATCTTACATTCCATGATGACagtgttttataaatgttttaaataagaattttgttttaatctatgtAATAAGCAGAAAAAAGTCTTAATGGATactatttataattaattatctttaattttaaataatattataacaaCAATATGACCTACatgatttaaatacaaaaaagtacCATAAGTGTTGTGTCCACCAAGTCAGAAAGTCAAActctttataataaaaaaatgtgagaTTTAATTCTGTCATTAAAGAAAGCTTTAACACTGcttcttttcatatatttacaatttacaattcCTTAACATTTGCTTAatgtaacaaattataaaattcaataaaataaaataatttgtctttcAGAATCCAAAGACTTATGAATCATTCTACCGTTCATTCactgtatttaaaataacattcacAAACATGTATACAATCTTTAGATTCAGAAACACAAattaagtactgtaaattcagaaaatattaaaatgtttttattattgggaAAAAATGCAACAGATAATTACATTAAttcaaacttgcattttgaattttgtttatacatgttatataaattaacaggatttttctagATATTGCAAAACGCAGTTGAGACTAAAATGGTATAATAATAATACCAATAATAAAtacacgcaataatttctgaatttacagtaatcagctgacattatattattaaaataggAAGTTGGTACTTTCATAAATTCATCCCAAATTAACTCGCTATCTTTATTAAGAGTAATTTTTGAAGACTTCAAATCATAGATGACCCATGATCTGAGTCCAAATTTATAACTTCCCTTCAATTTCTGTACaggtaaaccaacttatttttgtgaATTCTTTATTTCACATTTAGCCATTTCTAGGCACCttcataatgatttattttcacaaTGCATTTATATGaggataattcaaaatttgacatGTTCATATCATTTTCTGATTcacaaaagatgaaaaataaatcactACCGAAAGtcagttggtttacagtatacaataattgtatataatctATGTTTTCTGTCGTTTTGTTGATGTTCTGGTCTGTCGTAATGGTTTCCTCTTGAGTGCACTCGTCGGTGAAGTTTCGGCGACCATTAGTAACCTGCTGTTCCTAGTCACATCTTTATCTTCCTTCAGTTTTGTTATTTCAGAATAAATATCCTCAAACTTTACGTCATATTCTAAAATCTTTTTATTcagttcatttattttcttctgttgtTCATTAATAGTTTCTGTCTGATcgtttaatttcttcttttgattttgaattttcttctcCTGGTCCAATGTTTTTTTACGAGTTTCTAACCAGcgatttttcatatcatttatttcccttttATACTGTGTTAGAACGACAGATTGTGATCGGAACTGACCAGTCAGTCTGGAGAGTTCATGTCTTATTGGGGGACCTCTTACCGCTGACGGTGTTGTTAAAGATATCACAGGCGACGACTGACCTGAAATAGAATTAAAGTAAGCCAATAAATATATGATCTTGGGGATTGAGAGGAATATCTGGTGAAAATCAAAGTGGAATTGTTTGAGAGGTAGGTATTTTGATAGATTGTTTGGGTACAGGTTAATTAAGAAATAGAGTATTCAACAACATATAAGATTCCTAGTAGCTGGTATCTATGTCTAAAGTCCTTTTGTGAGtcaatatttgtatgttttgtattgATCTGATGAGTCAGGtctttttcaacttatttctATAGTTTCTgatatgttgtgctgttacaccactgtcccaggtcagGTGGAGTGTTTGTTGCCAgccaaaatgttttaattggCCACACTCTGTATGTGTCTGTCAATAGCCAGAAGCATGTAgctcagtggttgtcttttgtttctgtagtgtttgtcaaacatttttttgtttgttattttgaaaatatatcagACTGTTAGTTTTGCATGTTTGAATTTCTTcacgtttttcatttttgggtCTTTTTAAATAGCTTGCTTTGAACAACGGGTTTTGCAAATTGACAAAAGACATACAGTAACCTTTGGTTGATAACTTTAATGTTGTTTGGTCaattgtggaaagttgtctcattgaagaGTGGACAACAAATCATCATTAAAGCTGGTAACAGTTGACATTACATTTTGAAGTTTctgtatattcattttttttttaaatatacacaaGGAGATCCTATATCTTGATTGTTATTTCATATCACCAATACTAACTTTATTTACTGATAATTTCTTAATAGTGATTTTGACTGATTCTGTGTGCACTATGTATATTTGATGAGAATGTTAATGTGTAGTGTGCTTAGTCGACAATTGCAAATACTAATTTTTAATCCCTTGTGTGTATAAATGATTTTACCTGATGTATCGGGACTACTACACGAATCATTAAAAGGATAAGGTAATGGCAGAGCAGGAAGCCTTGTTTTCAGAGTTGGTGCTATTTTCTCCTCAAAGTGTTCCATAGCCATAGAAGAAATATCTCGTAATTCTTGTAAGAACTCATGGGCCCTCGGAGGCTGGTCTGTAGTTGGTTGTTTTGTTGTTCTCTGTAAAGCTTTTAAAATCTTCAAcaattcatcaagtacctgtaaaatattgttgtttCTCACTTTATATCCATTGATGaagtaaatcatattttttggtccccatattaaaaatatcaatatgtcTCAACTTCTAAAGAATATCATTTttcatagaaataaaacaagaggctctcaaaagcctgaatcgctcaccttgaTTTTTTGGCATTTATCTCTTGTTTAAGAGTTTAAGTGTCCAATATCATCGTACATgtagtttgttttttaaacaaattgtgtgTGAAATTGtccttaaagggcaataactctttaagGGGTCAATGGAgaattttggtcatataaacttatttgtagatcttactttgctgaacatatttactgttttctatttttaaccatggtgACCATGATTTTTGACGaaacagaaaacaaacacaaactttattctagataccctaaggataATTCAGCTTAAGTTTGGATgcaattggttcagtagtttcaggggagaagatgtttgaaatgGTTGACACCAGACAGACGATGACGGACGCCAAGAGATGGCTAAAGCTCACATTCCTTTGGAACTGTGAGCTAAAAAAGTGTGCTAGCTTTACCAATAGGTTTTATAAGTTACATATGTTTTGTTTGGTAGCATGATATgcattatttaacatttttaaacatgtcTTTCATTGTCATTTGATATGTCTTGtgcattttgttgtttttgtaaaaatgtcatgaatgtggtaaaatgtagaaaactatttttagaaatggTGCATAATTATTCccaatgaacatgatgaagttTGTCTAACATGTTCTATTAACAAACAcctttatgatatttttgtttatcacaCTGGTTTAATTGTAACAAGTTTAAACCTGTTTTTCTCTAATTTGTTCATGTCAGTGTGAATTTAATATCTATCCTGAACATCCTAAACATATTATACTACATTTGTGGTATCCTACATGTATGTAGTAAAAATAGTAGACTATAGTTTATCATATTATACCTTGCCAGGTATAAAACAGCATAGGCCAGTATCGATATATCTCATATAAGTCATACTAAGTAATGATAGACGTGTTTCTATTGCAGAAAGTATATCTACATGTCTGGCCAAAGGGTGATTTCTACGTTCCGACTCTCTTCGAGGGAGCTGGCTTTTGACTTTCTTCTGTATCTGTGAATGAAGTCTGTCTACTCTGGTAAATCCTGTATTGAGCAGAGCCTGACATCTCTTGTTGATCTGATGGCAAACCtgttaaaatgaacaaatacaaataaatttaatatgcaTCTTTAGCATATTTACTCTGTCAAATTAACATGATACACAGGTTTTCAGCTGGCTGTCGACTTTTATTATTAGATTTCCTTTCTCTTGGTTCCCTTTCCTGCTATCaacttacatgtataactagaggctctcaagagcctgtgtcgctcacctgttactgtatttactgatgtcaaTCATCTTGGTTAgtaggtggggtcattagacactttttttaaatagataccatagtaatgattgtggccacaTTTAGTTTAATAAGGCCCataattttagaaaagaagatttcaagttacaaaaatgacaaaaagttgttcaaaattgactataaagggcaataactccttaaggggtactcttacaatttttatcaatttgacttatttgtagatcttactttgctgaacaaaattgctgtttacagtttatctctatctataatagtattcaagataataaccaaccagatgctccgcagggcgtagctttatacgaccgcagaggttgaaccctgaacggttggggcaagtatggacacaacattcaagctggattccgctctaaatttggattgtgattaaatagttgacacagcataggtttctgacacagaatgaatgtattcaaatgaacttaaaaattttgttttctcttagagcaattcactatgctgttgaatattaatcctctcaaaaaaatgtttgaagaaattttcttttatttatgaaatttcaaatgagaaaaattgaacccaattttttaatcacatccccctttcccttattccaaaactaatttcaattaaaatattctaatggagtttgcaacaattactactcatttaaatacatcataaaatattaagatgtaaaaaaactgcttgttatcactgaatggtaaagattatttaaatctatcagttggtagtaaaaagtgaatatacattgtatattgtatataacaaagatttaagttgattctggacaaagaaagataactccaattaaaaaaaattcttgcagatatttcttgcttactatactggacaaagaaagataactcttaattaaaaaaaaatattgtgaaattagatatttcttgccattgcacaatactgtgcaattgaaaagacttgctatctaaaaatctaagtacatgtttagattcagcatatcaaagaggtccaagaatttaatttttgttaaaatcaaacttagtttaattttggaccctttgcactttaatttagaccaattttaaaactgaaccaaaaattaagaatctacatacacagttagatttggcatatcaaagaaccccaattattcaatttttgatgaaatcaaacaatgtttaattttggaccccgatttgggccaacatgaaaactgggccaataatcaaaaatctaagtacatttttagattcagcatatcaaagaaccccaaggtttcaatttttgttaaaatcaaactaagtttaattttggaccctttggaccttaatgtagaccaatttgaaaacgggaccaaaaattaagaatctacatacacagttagatttggcatattaaagaaccccaattattcaattttgatgaaatcaaacaaagtttaattttggaccctttgggcccctttttccttaactgttgggaccaaaacttccaaaatcaataccaaccttccttttatagtcataaaccttgtgtttaaatttcatagatttctatttacttatactaacgctatggtgcgaaaaccaagaaaaatgcttatttgggtccctttttggcccctaattcctaaactgtagggaccgaaactcccaaaatcaataccaaccttccttttgtggtcataaacattgtgattaaatttcattgatttctatttactttaactaaagttattgtgcgaaaagcaagaataatgcttatttgggcccttttttggcccctaattcctaaactgttgaaaataaaactcccaaaatcaatcccaacctttattttgtggttataaaccttgtgtcaaaatttcatagatttctattaacttaaactaaagttatagtgcgaaaaccaagaaaatgcttatttgggccctttttggcccctaattcctaaaatgttgggaccaaaactcccaaaatcaataccagccttccttttatggtcataaaccttgtgttaaaatttcatagatttctattcacttttactaaagttagagtgcgaaaactaaaagtattcggacgacgacgacgacgatgccaacgtgatagcaatatacgacgaaatttttttcaaaatttgcggtcgtataaaaactgcgaaatttccttaaaattaccaattttagggcagcaacccaacaacgagttgtaagattcatctgaaaatttgcgaggggatagatcttattctgattgacatttaaatcttgaaagatttgccctaaatgtcttagttttaaagatataaatcaaaaactgcattttaccactatgttctaattttagacATGTCGGCCATATTGTTTAAAAGGCggtgtcatcggacacattttttaaactatataccacaatgataattatggccaagtttggtttaatttggccatgtagtttcagagaagaagatttttgtacaagttacaaaaactgacgaaaaattgttaaaaattgactataaagggcaattactccttaaggggtt comes from the Mytilus trossulus isolate FHL-02 chromosome 3, PNRI_Mtr1.1.1.hap1, whole genome shotgun sequence genome and includes:
- the LOC134710087 gene encoding F-box only protein 28-like — protein: MAEGNSEIFSENTAELCHTPTILSIPEEILDTILTYLSFNEISELRPVCHQINKRCQALLNTGFTRVDRLHSQIQKKVKSQLPRRESERRNHPLARHVDILSAIETRLSLLSMTYMRYIDTGLCCFIPGKVLDELLKILKALQRTTKQPTTDQPPRAHEFLQELRDISSMAMEHFEEKIAPTLKTRLPALPLPYPFNDSCSSPDTSGQSSPVISLTTPSAVRGPPIRHELSRLTGQFRSQSVVLTQYKREINDMKNRWLETRKKTLDQEKKIQNQKKKLNDQTETINEQQKKINELNKKILEYDVKFEDIYSEITKLKEDKDVTRNSRLLMVAETSPTSALKRKPLRQTRTSTKRQKT